A part of Methanomassiliicoccales archaeon genomic DNA contains:
- a CDS encoding tetratricopeptide repeat protein: protein MGFLFSREGEPRSIKKALKLVEEAEALIIRNDIERAKVHLKRASEQLASCPITELNSKEMSDALGRMAEDMMQCDMKEEALRSSERAIQISPSNIEAKMVRTRVLHMAGRSGDALSLIEDLIRSCPDRKQLWVMKGVICDKEGRVPDALECYKRALSIDPLDTKLYELVIAKDPERTIWMRKKAELLLRLGKLPEASKEIDRIISLEPSAVDALMLKAEIFLRTNDTGKAQQVYDIILSRDASNKVALIGKARLVARSGNVPEALKFYKEAIKADPSDIITWNEVGNLLLMANRYEEASMAFDRALAIDPESKDAIEGKSKAAQGIAPPSGQEVAENRLVEVTDLAEKAKVQKAQEEAPRLPEQPQEPRTAETNDAVRQAQALISSGRYHDALRSLEKALKITPENIDILTEIKECYKRMGKDKKVIELSDRILKMDPENDLALLDKGVALDRLGRNQNSVDFYRRVLRIHPQDHIVLKDASMVLFQLEKYDESLETASYAAQLFPDDVLFWRVQGDSLFALKRYNEAVDAYMKAREVSPRDKSIAYSTGLALEAAKRYEEAALAYDVALELDPRDKNIWISKGITLEWLDRYSEALTCYDYALNLDKRMRFAMVRRGHALAKMGMHEEAVRSFDRALEMYHKDLDVLEGKKRSLIELARLDEVIKVCDRISRLDPKNVDAYVDQGVAYYRLEQYKKAIASFNQALVASPNEVKILELKKMALIAMDEQEKVLAICDDILAVDPGNRSALIDKVNALEALGQAQAAAEVLNKAIEMDPADKALHVRNGILLTSIGRMEDALAAFDEAWRLDDSDMMILDNKGRTLLHMQRFEEALDCFERCVRSNPANPRFHTDMGRALASLNRMQEAVDAFEQAISVDRTHAEAWKFKGNAHLRLGEMPKAVQAYNTAIDLGAEDGPLLRSKGKALEAMGRVEEARETYMRATVVAPNDALAWERLALIEEKQQYLDNAFAAIDRASVLDPSSKRVWMERAAIAEGLGKDEEVLRSYDAVLGLDISDAIAWNGKGMALLRMGKSEAAQRAFEKALELDPAMSSAAEGLEMVQRDLHQRQVKEYAAQVLSMENRMGRRLSKEDMFRICNIPYEFLDEVSSLIDEKEKVDVTSMSREEMDWYEDASRTVLLMAYRNPTVATYGLRLADVIAALPHLEISDAKKVLGYIETVNAMDLSGTMPDEDVQQLLRTALDLSEDRRSVIGLMETFGIGIYKARRLKVAMKAFRAISEDIVPSPRTRKRASPKITAPKTIAKTKRKAPSRSSRALARAEVAPPPMPEPEMEEPPQTVGTDAVFLPPNVPEQEPIPEPRRRGPEGGPLLFGAAEKELYSTFYGSDKGEKRTGSIRSRKCLFHGETAAGSCPECGSLLCRSCIASGLCPRCQTPIRVKHLDQDAKGSKGGRQTDLAVDELELEKVDVEERQPVEEGAEGAEEAEEQDEGPKERDWTRL, encoded by the coding sequence ATGGGATTTCTATTCTCCAGGGAAGGGGAACCTAGGTCGATAAAAAAGGCATTGAAGCTCGTCGAGGAGGCCGAGGCCCTTATAATCAGGAACGACATCGAAAGGGCCAAGGTACATCTCAAAAGGGCGAGCGAGCAATTGGCCAGCTGCCCCATCACCGAACTCAATTCTAAGGAGATGTCAGACGCCTTGGGCCGGATGGCGGAGGACATGATGCAATGCGATATGAAGGAAGAGGCCCTAAGGTCATCGGAGAGGGCTATTCAGATATCCCCGTCCAATATAGAAGCGAAAATGGTCAGGACCAGGGTCCTTCACATGGCCGGCAGGTCGGGCGATGCATTGTCTTTGATCGAAGACCTCATACGATCGTGTCCTGACAGGAAACAGCTTTGGGTCATGAAAGGGGTCATATGTGACAAAGAGGGGCGGGTGCCAGATGCCCTTGAGTGCTACAAAAGGGCGCTCTCGATCGATCCTCTGGACACCAAGCTCTATGAGCTGGTGATCGCCAAAGACCCTGAGAGAACGATATGGATGCGAAAGAAGGCCGAGCTGTTGCTGAGGTTGGGAAAGTTGCCAGAGGCCTCCAAGGAGATCGACAGGATAATATCGCTCGAACCATCGGCGGTCGACGCCCTGATGCTCAAGGCCGAGATATTTCTGCGGACCAATGATACTGGCAAGGCGCAGCAGGTCTATGATATCATCTTGTCAAGGGACGCCTCGAACAAGGTCGCGCTGATCGGAAAGGCCAGGCTGGTCGCAAGGTCTGGCAACGTCCCAGAGGCGTTGAAGTTCTACAAGGAGGCCATCAAGGCCGACCCATCGGACATCATCACCTGGAACGAGGTGGGGAACCTCCTGCTCATGGCCAATCGGTATGAGGAGGCGTCCATGGCCTTCGACAGGGCGTTGGCGATAGACCCCGAGAGCAAGGATGCGATAGAAGGCAAATCGAAGGCGGCCCAGGGCATAGCTCCTCCCTCAGGACAGGAGGTCGCAGAGAACCGGCTGGTAGAGGTCACCGATCTCGCCGAGAAAGCCAAAGTGCAAAAGGCCCAGGAAGAGGCGCCAAGATTGCCAGAGCAACCACAGGAGCCCAGGACCGCCGAGACCAACGATGCCGTGAGGCAGGCGCAGGCGCTGATATCGTCAGGAAGGTATCATGACGCGCTGAGGTCTTTGGAAAAGGCCTTGAAGATCACCCCGGAGAACATCGATATACTCACCGAGATCAAGGAATGCTACAAGCGCATGGGCAAGGACAAGAAGGTCATCGAGCTTAGCGACAGGATCCTCAAGATGGACCCGGAGAACGACCTGGCATTGCTGGACAAGGGGGTCGCGCTGGACAGGCTCGGAAGGAATCAGAACTCCGTCGACTTCTATCGCAGGGTCCTGAGGATCCACCCCCAGGACCACATCGTCCTAAAAGATGCCAGCATGGTCCTTTTCCAGCTGGAGAAATATGATGAGTCGTTGGAGACCGCGAGCTATGCCGCCCAGCTATTCCCGGACGACGTCCTTTTCTGGAGGGTCCAGGGGGACAGCCTGTTCGCACTTAAACGTTATAATGAGGCGGTGGACGCCTACATGAAGGCAAGGGAGGTAAGTCCCAGGGACAAGTCCATCGCCTACTCGACCGGCCTGGCCCTTGAGGCGGCCAAGCGATATGAGGAGGCGGCCTTGGCCTATGATGTCGCCCTGGAACTGGACCCCCGGGACAAGAACATCTGGATCAGCAAAGGCATAACATTGGAATGGCTCGACCGTTACAGCGAGGCCCTGACATGCTATGATTATGCCCTGAACCTTGATAAGAGAATGCGTTTCGCCATGGTCCGTAGGGGCCATGCCCTTGCGAAGATGGGCATGCACGAGGAGGCGGTGAGGTCCTTCGACCGGGCCCTTGAGATGTACCACAAGGACCTGGACGTCCTGGAGGGAAAGAAACGGTCCCTTATAGAGCTGGCACGGCTTGACGAGGTCATAAAGGTATGCGACCGGATATCCCGTCTGGACCCCAAGAACGTGGACGCTTATGTCGACCAGGGGGTGGCATATTATCGTCTGGAGCAGTACAAGAAGGCGATCGCGTCCTTCAATCAGGCTCTTGTGGCCTCCCCGAACGAGGTCAAGATACTTGAGCTGAAGAAGATGGCCCTAATCGCGATGGATGAACAGGAGAAGGTCCTTGCGATCTGCGATGACATACTTGCCGTCGACCCTGGCAACAGGTCAGCGCTCATCGACAAGGTGAACGCTTTGGAGGCCTTGGGACAGGCCCAGGCCGCCGCCGAGGTCTTGAACAAGGCCATCGAGATGGACCCTGCAGACAAGGCCTTGCACGTCCGCAACGGCATACTTTTGACCTCGATCGGCAGGATGGAAGATGCATTGGCCGCCTTTGACGAGGCGTGGAGACTGGACGATTCGGACATGATGATCCTCGACAACAAGGGAAGGACGCTGCTGCACATGCAGAGGTTCGAGGAGGCCCTCGATTGCTTCGAAAGATGCGTGAGGTCGAACCCTGCCAACCCAAGGTTCCACACGGACATGGGAAGGGCGCTGGCATCCCTGAACAGGATGCAGGAGGCCGTCGATGCCTTCGAGCAGGCGATCTCGGTCGACCGGACGCATGCGGAGGCATGGAAGTTCAAGGGCAATGCGCACCTCAGACTGGGGGAGATGCCAAAGGCCGTACAGGCCTACAACACCGCGATCGACCTAGGTGCCGAGGACGGTCCCCTGCTGCGGTCCAAGGGGAAGGCGCTGGAGGCGATGGGCCGGGTCGAGGAGGCCCGGGAGACCTACATGAGGGCGACGGTGGTGGCGCCCAACGATGCTTTGGCCTGGGAACGCCTGGCATTGATAGAGGAGAAGCAACAGTATTTGGACAACGCCTTTGCCGCGATAGACAGGGCCTCTGTCCTGGACCCATCATCTAAAAGGGTCTGGATGGAGCGTGCGGCGATCGCGGAGGGACTAGGCAAGGATGAGGAGGTGCTCAGGTCCTACGATGCCGTCCTGGGCCTGGACATCTCCGATGCGATCGCCTGGAACGGGAAGGGGATGGCCTTGCTCAGGATGGGAAAGAGCGAGGCTGCCCAGCGGGCCTTCGAGAAGGCGTTGGAACTTGACCCGGCGATGTCCTCGGCGGCAGAAGGGCTGGAGATGGTTCAGCGCGATCTCCACCAAAGGCAGGTGAAGGAGTATGCTGCACAAGTGCTTTCCATGGAGAACCGTATGGGAAGAAGGCTTTCCAAGGAGGACATGTTCCGCATATGCAACATCCCATATGAATTCCTGGATGAGGTGTCCAGCCTCATCGATGAGAAGGAAAAGGTCGATGTCACCTCGATGAGCAGGGAAGAGATGGACTGGTACGAGGACGCATCGCGGACCGTCCTCCTGATGGCCTATCGGAACCCCACCGTGGCGACCTACGGGCTCAGGCTGGCGGACGTGATCGCGGCTCTGCCACATCTTGAGATCTCTGATGCCAAGAAGGTGTTGGGATATATAGAGACGGTCAACGCCATGGACCTCAGCGGGACCATGCCAGATGAGGATGTCCAGCAGCTGCTGAGAACGGCCCTCGATCTCTCAGAGGACAGAAGGAGCGTCATAGGGCTGATGGAGACGTTCGGCATAGGGATCTATAAGGCCAGGAGGCTGAAGGTCGCCATGAAGGCCTTCCGGGCGATCTCCGAGGACATCGTACCATCGCCAAGGACGAGGAAGCGGGCGTCACCAAAGATAACGGCCCCAAAGACAATTGCAAAGACCAAGAGAAAGGCCCCTTCCAGGTCATCGCGCGCGTTAGCACGGGCGGAGGTCGCCCCGCCCCCAATGCCTGAGCCCGAGATGGAGGAGCCCCCCCAGACCGTTGGTACCGATGCGGTCTTTCTTCCGCCTAACGTTCCTGAACAGGAGCCCATCCCCGAACCGCGGAGGAGGGGCCCGGAAGGGGGCCCCTTGCTCTTCGGGGCGGCGGAGAAAGAGCTTTATTCCACCTTCTACGGCAGTGATAAAGGAGAGAAGAGGACGGGCTCGATCAGGTCCCGTAAATGCCTTTTCCATGGAGAGACTGCCGCTGGCTCTTGCCCTGAATGTGGCTCGTTGCTTTGCAGGTCCTGCATAGCAAGCGGACTCTGCCCCAGATGCCAGACGCCCATCCGTGTGAAGCACCTGGATCAGGATGCAAAAGGTTCAAAGGGCGGCCGGCAGACCGACCTCGCCGTCGACGAGCTCGAGCTGGAGAAGGTCGATGTGGAAGAAAGGCAGCCTGTCGAAGAGGGAGCGGAAGGGGCCGAAGAGGCCGAGGAGCAGGATGAAGGACCGAAAGAAAGGGATTGGACAAGGCTCTAG
- a CDS encoding DUF1284 domain-containing protein, whose amino-acid sequence MDRAVRLRPHHLLCIQFYQGLGYDDDFNENMAKVVDLVKGNRCSYIEVVPMVDDICSRCPENKGGVCTSEASVRDKDRSVLEFIEIKSWQRMTPQELERSMSDKLVTLENVSQICGECSWSKECDRSLSEHKRSKKNYG is encoded by the coding sequence ATGGACCGAGCCGTAAGACTAAGACCTCACCACCTGCTCTGTATTCAATTCTACCAAGGACTGGGCTACGATGATGATTTCAACGAGAACATGGCCAAGGTGGTGGACCTTGTGAAGGGGAACAGGTGTTCCTATATCGAGGTCGTGCCCATGGTCGATGACATCTGTTCAAGATGTCCAGAGAACAAGGGAGGGGTCTGCACCTCTGAAGCGTCGGTCAGGGATAAAGACCGCTCGGTCCTCGAGTTTATAGAGATAAAGAGCTGGCAAAGGATGACACCGCAAGAGCTTGAGCGGTCGATGAGCGATAAGCTAGTGACGTTGGAAAATGTCAGCCAGATATGTGGAGAATGTTCCTGGTCAAAGGAATGCGACAGATCTCTGTCCGAACACAAGAGATCTAAGAAAAATTATGGTTGA
- a CDS encoding DUF5591 domain-containing protein, with protein sequence MLEVKYRSGPARIARWSDGQVRFDTPIVLWGESYPFMQGRSDLVFDHASESHRAVHQQSGEQVFSVPETLYTPLSALRWAGDLLPVVGDNSFVTSADGRAPPEDEVKGKEVAVLGNAFELRRDARAFVSSIVSLRRTAGNKRLIYLPGMMDASNLALLVYMGADIFDDTLISYLASIDKITTTEGPLSASESEWLFDGPEKNVLHISAMNVWKELQLVKHMIKKERLRELVETRVHSSPWMVAALRIFDEDHYEFQETRYPLVGPRFYANAKQSLFRPDVWRYRKRIIERYTRPETKKVLLLLPCSAKKPYSTSKSHQTFRRVIQSVSNFDVVHEVIVTSPLGVVPRELELFYPAAQYDIPVTGHWDREEVAMVQELVGHIASQGYEKVICHLGDEGDIVREVIDCIDTSHGLPGSKESLNRLREVLAEECAKHPRPPMGEDRQRTMAAVARFQFGKNAGALVEGCRVSGSYPYSRIQEGQRQMGMLTPERGMISLTIEGAERIAGKGLGLVRVGDFEIEGNLFAKGIIEADPGIRIGDEVAVIRSEKVVGVGVAMMFGEEMTDSDRGEAVRMRHYIKRPK encoded by the coding sequence ATGCTCGAGGTCAAGTACCGTTCAGGCCCGGCCAGGATCGCGAGATGGAGCGATGGCCAGGTGCGGTTCGACACTCCCATTGTGCTGTGGGGCGAATCCTATCCTTTTATGCAAGGGAGGTCCGACCTCGTCTTTGACCATGCCTCTGAGTCCCATAGGGCGGTCCATCAGCAGTCAGGGGAACAGGTGTTCTCGGTGCCTGAGACGCTTTATACTCCACTGAGCGCGCTCAGATGGGCCGGGGACCTCCTCCCTGTTGTGGGAGATAACTCTTTCGTGACCTCTGCTGACGGCAGGGCGCCTCCGGAAGATGAGGTAAAAGGGAAGGAGGTGGCGGTACTGGGCAACGCGTTCGAGCTGAGGAGGGATGCGAGGGCCTTCGTTTCTTCGATCGTGTCCCTGAGGAGGACCGCGGGGAACAAGAGACTGATCTACCTGCCGGGAATGATGGATGCATCGAACCTCGCGCTCTTGGTCTATATGGGGGCGGATATCTTCGATGACACACTGATATCATATCTGGCATCGATCGACAAGATCACCACCACCGAGGGTCCATTGTCAGCATCAGAGTCAGAATGGTTGTTCGATGGGCCAGAAAAGAACGTGCTCCATATCAGTGCCATGAACGTATGGAAGGAGCTTCAGCTCGTCAAGCACATGATCAAAAAGGAGAGGCTTCGGGAGCTGGTCGAGACAAGGGTCCACTCAAGCCCATGGATGGTCGCGGCCTTGAGGATATTTGACGAGGACCATTACGAGTTCCAGGAGACAAGATACCCATTGGTGGGACCGCGTTTCTATGCGAACGCCAAACAGTCCCTTTTCCGTCCGGATGTCTGGAGGTATAGGAAGAGGATCATCGAGAGGTACACAAGGCCCGAGACAAAAAAGGTGCTCCTGCTCCTTCCATGTTCCGCAAAGAAGCCATATTCCACCTCCAAGAGCCACCAGACATTCCGAAGGGTTATACAATCGGTGAGCAACTTCGATGTGGTCCATGAGGTGATCGTCACCTCCCCCCTTGGTGTGGTGCCAAGGGAGCTGGAGCTGTTCTATCCGGCCGCTCAATACGACATACCTGTCACTGGACATTGGGACCGGGAGGAGGTGGCAATGGTCCAGGAGCTTGTTGGCCATATCGCATCTCAAGGATATGAGAAGGTCATCTGTCATCTGGGGGATGAAGGGGATATCGTAAGGGAGGTCATCGACTGCATCGATACCTCTCATGGTCTCCCAGGCTCCAAGGAATCGTTGAACAGATTGAGGGAGGTCCTCGCTGAGGAGTGCGCAAAGCACCCCAGACCTCCAATGGGAGAGGACAGACAGAGGACCATGGCCGCCGTCGCGAGATTTCAGTTCGGAAAGAATGCGGGGGCCCTGGTAGAAGGGTGCCGTGTCTCTGGCTCATACCCATATTCACGGATACAGGAAGGCCAGAGGCAGATGGGCATGCTCACCCCCGAACGCGGGATGATATCATTGACCATCGAAGGGGCGGAGAGGATAGCAGGAAAGGGCCTTGGGTTGGTAAGAGTGGGCGATTTCGAGATAGAAGGCAACCTGTTCGCAAAGGGTATAATCGAAGCGGACCCAGGCATCAGGATCGGGGACGAGGTGGCGGTCATAAGGTCGGAAAAGGTCGTCGGCGTGGGGGTCGCGATGATGTTCGGAGAGGAGATGACCGATAGCGACCGCGGTGAGGCGGTCCGCATGAGGCATTATATCAAGAGGCCGAAGTAA
- a CDS encoding DsrE family protein gives MAKSVLVLITKPPYGFEEAFAGSRLALAMLSSGNVDKCNIILAGDGTLNAVATQKPEAVRMPSNMEALGDMVDFDAKVYCVRSDLLERVGEVETLDFIEMIDWAQAKKIIDEHDMVTTF, from the coding sequence ATGGCGAAGAGCGTACTGGTATTGATAACCAAACCCCCATATGGCTTCGAGGAGGCGTTCGCCGGTTCAAGGCTCGCCCTGGCCATGCTATCGAGCGGGAATGTGGATAAATGCAATATCATCCTGGCCGGGGACGGGACCCTCAACGCGGTGGCGACCCAAAAGCCAGAGGCGGTGAGGATGCCATCGAACATGGAGGCCCTCGGCGACATGGTCGACTTCGATGCAAAGGTATACTGTGTCAGGTCGGACCTGCTCGAAAGGGTCGGAGAGGTCGAGACCCTAGACTTCATAGAGATGATCGACTGGGCCCAGGCCAAGAAGATCATCGACGAGCATGACATGGTCACAACATTCTAA
- a CDS encoding DsrE family protein translates to MKTMVIQIRTGTMMNMDTNVAVKLAQAAVEKGYDVRIFGYGEGVLLVKDGQEPKRFPNVGAEAKELVEKRNVEVSVCNTCCAARGLRRGEEIPGMKVGSLTNDLSRYVAEGERMVTIAR, encoded by the coding sequence ATGAAGACAATGGTCATCCAGATCAGGACGGGGACGATGATGAACATGGACACCAACGTGGCCGTGAAGCTTGCCCAGGCGGCGGTCGAGAAAGGCTATGACGTAAGGATCTTCGGTTACGGCGAAGGCGTCCTTCTTGTCAAGGACGGTCAGGAGCCGAAAAGGTTCCCGAACGTCGGGGCCGAGGCCAAGGAGCTGGTCGAGAAGCGGAACGTCGAGGTCAGCGTGTGCAACACCTGCTGCGCGGCAAGGGGCCTTCGAAGAGGGGAGGAGATACCAGGTATGAAGGTCGGGAGCCTTACGAACGACCTCTCCAGGTACGTGGCCGAAGGGGAACGCATGGTAACAATAGCGAGGTGA
- the dsrH gene encoding sulfurtransferase complex subunit TusB, translated as MPSKLFILLKGPHEFTGLEMMKHIAGDERSGVILFEDAAYFAVDKKRSAELLKVVNEAYVMADDLAARGFEGKANAGYRPITYHEAVDLIMEKFDQTITL; from the coding sequence ATGCCTTCAAAACTGTTCATATTATTGAAGGGCCCGCATGAGTTCACCGGCCTGGAAATGATGAAGCACATAGCGGGAGATGAAAGGTCGGGAGTGATATTGTTCGAGGATGCGGCCTACTTCGCTGTGGACAAGAAGCGCTCTGCAGAGCTCCTGAAGGTCGTGAACGAGGCATACGTGATGGCTGATGATCTGGCCGCGAGAGGATTCGAGGGAAAGGCTAACGCGGGCTATAGACCGATAACATACCACGAGGCGGTCGACCTCATCATGGAGAAATTCGACCAGACGATAACGCTGTGA
- a CDS encoding DsrE/DsrF/DrsH-like family protein, protein MTETKKIAIVVSEGTFDKGMMSMMIANTAASMGMEVHVFHTFFGLNLLKKKKSPKLPGLYRLFTGMFIKKMKKIGVEKYEEQMKMALDLGVNVYACNTTLELLGVKKEDMYDGVKILGAAGFLDIAVDADSTMFIG, encoded by the coding sequence ATGACAGAGACGAAAAAGATCGCTATTGTGGTATCGGAAGGGACTTTTGACAAGGGCATGATGTCGATGATGATCGCCAATACAGCGGCGAGCATGGGTATGGAAGTGCACGTCTTCCATACCTTCTTCGGGCTGAACCTCTTGAAGAAGAAAAAGAGCCCTAAGCTCCCTGGTCTGTACAGGCTCTTCACGGGCATGTTCATCAAGAAGATGAAAAAGATAGGGGTCGAGAAGTATGAGGAGCAGATGAAGATGGCCCTCGATCTGGGCGTTAACGTCTATGCCTGCAACACGACACTTGAGCTTTTAGGCGTCAAAAAAGAGGACATGTACGACGGGGTCAAGATCCTGGGGGCCGCGGGTTTCCTCGATATTGCCGTTGATGCGGACTCGACGATGTTCATCGGATGA
- a CDS encoding sulfurtransferase TusA family protein, producing the protein MQKDETLDARGLMCPMPIVKLSKKIKEMQVGKVLELIADDVGSKEDVPAWAKRTGNELLEQKEDKGVFYYYIKKVQ; encoded by the coding sequence ATGCAAAAGGATGAGACTTTGGATGCCAGGGGTCTGATGTGCCCAATGCCGATAGTGAAGCTGTCGAAGAAGATCAAGGAGATGCAGGTGGGTAAGGTCCTTGAGCTGATAGCCGATGACGTCGGTTCCAAGGAAGATGTTCCAGCTTGGGCGAAGAGGACAGGCAATGAGCTTCTCGAGCAGAAAGAGGACAAAGGGGTCTTCTATTACTATATAAAGAAGGTCCAGTAA
- a CDS encoding helix-turn-helix domain-containing protein, producing the protein MAFDKMVTKVGSCQDLVQCAYSLNEFEVQVYNRLLELGPMRADDLADRMGKDRSTVYRALQKMMSCGICFRETKSIERGGYYHVYRAIGKEELKVKLRACVENWYSSMQQILERFDLE; encoded by the coding sequence ATGGCCTTCGACAAGATGGTGACCAAGGTTGGCTCATGCCAGGACCTTGTGCAATGCGCCTATTCGCTCAACGAGTTCGAGGTCCAGGTATATAACAGACTTTTAGAACTAGGGCCAATGAGAGCCGATGACCTGGCGGACCGTATGGGCAAGGACCGTAGCACGGTCTATAGGGCCTTGCAGAAAATGATGAGCTGTGGGATCTGCTTCAGAGAGACGAAGAGCATTGAGAGGGGAGGATATTATCATGTATATCGGGCCATCGGTAAAGAGGAGCTCAAGGTGAAGCTGCGCGCGTGTGTCGAGAACTGGTACAGCAGCATGCAACAGATCCTCGAGAGGTTTGACCTTGAATGA
- the pyrB gene encoding aspartate carbamoyltransferase, whose protein sequence is MSFKGMDIVSIRDLSCEQIEEIMDLSEKMIPYAKGEKMTKALDGKILSCLFFEPSTRTRMSFETAINRLGGRSLDMGTPSMTSLAKGETLADTIRMLESYSDVIVLRHPHEGAARLAARFSQKPVINAGDGAGQHPTQTLLDLFTIKKNKGKMDGLKVAMVGDLKYGRTVHSLAEALTMFGAELNFIAPPTLQMPKDTIKQIEKMGGKPKMRNKLEEVMSEIDVLYVTRIQKERFPDLAEYQKVAGTYRVDLDSLREAKSNMIIMHPLPRIDEISPEVDQTCHAKYFDQAFNGVPVRMALLTLVLGGEL, encoded by the coding sequence ATGAGCTTCAAGGGTATGGACATCGTCTCCATCAGGGACCTGAGCTGCGAGCAGATCGAGGAGATCATGGACCTGTCAGAAAAAATGATCCCCTATGCCAAGGGAGAAAAGATGACAAAGGCCCTTGACGGCAAGATCCTTTCATGCCTATTCTTTGAACCGTCCACAAGGACAAGGATGTCGTTCGAGACCGCGATAAACCGCCTTGGAGGGAGGTCCCTTGACATGGGGACCCCTTCGATGACCTCTTTGGCCAAGGGCGAGACCCTTGCGGACACAATACGGATGCTAGAATCGTATTCGGATGTCATCGTGCTCCGTCATCCGCACGAAGGGGCCGCAAGATTGGCGGCAAGATTCTCCCAGAAGCCCGTGATCAATGCGGGGGATGGGGCCGGGCAACACCCTACGCAGACCCTTCTGGACCTTTTCACCATCAAGAAGAACAAAGGGAAGATGGACGGGCTGAAGGTCGCAATGGTCGGCGACCTGAAGTATGGCAGGACAGTGCACTCTCTCGCTGAAGCTCTGACGATGTTCGGAGCGGAATTGAACTTCATAGCCCCGCCCACGCTCCAGATGCCCAAGGACACCATCAAACAGATCGAGAAGATGGGCGGGAAGCCTAAGATGAGGAACAAGCTCGAAGAGGTCATGAGCGAGATCGATGTGCTTTATGTCACCAGGATACAGAAGGAGAGATTCCCTGACCTGGCAGAGTATCAGAAGGTGGCTGGCACTTACCGTGTCGACCTGGATAGTTTGAGAGAGGCAAAGAGCAACATGATCATCATGCATCCGCTGCCCCGCATCGACGAGATCTCGCCTGAAGTGGACCAGACCTGTCATGCCAAGTATTTCGATCAGGCGTTCAATGGAGTGCCGGTCAGGATGGCGCTACTGACGCTCGTTCTAGGAGGTGAGCTCTGA
- a CDS encoding aspartate carbamoyltransferase regulatory subunit has translation MKEFKVTPIRNGTVIDHIECGMALKVLRIIGMDGGNVQSPVSILMHVPSKKTGWKDVVKVEDRELDPKEVDKIALIAPEATINIIRDFNVAEKHDVRLPAKVLGKARCSNPNCITNQKEPVEPEFNVEGKNPPVLRCVYCDRVLENIADNLI, from the coding sequence ATGAAAGAGTTCAAGGTGACCCCCATCAGGAATGGGACGGTCATAGATCACATCGAGTGCGGAATGGCGTTGAAGGTATTGAGGATCATTGGTATGGACGGGGGGAATGTCCAGAGCCCTGTGAGCATATTGATGCACGTCCCGTCGAAGAAGACGGGGTGGAAGGACGTCGTGAAGGTTGAGGACCGGGAGCTTGACCCGAAGGAGGTTGACAAGATCGCCCTCATCGCACCAGAGGCGACGATAAACATCATAAGGGACTTCAATGTGGCCGAGAAACATGACGTCAGGCTACCTGCGAAGGTTTTGGGCAAGGCCCGTTGCAGCAACCCGAACTGCATCACGAACCAGAAGGAGCCCGTCGAGCCAGAGTTCAATGTGGAGGGAAAGAACCCTCCGGTCCTACGTTGCGTCTATTGCGACAGGGTCCTGGAGAACATCGCGGACAACCTGATCTGA
- the fliE gene encoding flagellar hook-basal body complex protein FliE: MSVLVISGMPGAGKEEFAQVAMSVGYQVVRMGDVVRAEAARQGIAFNDQGVGGFANEERKRHGYDIWAKRAVEHVKQERTVIDGSRGLMELEVFKKELKDVRLIAIHTCPIKRFHRLKARGREDAPSTYEDFKARDERELGWGIGSLIAMADIMIVNEGTLEEFKSYCLRLLRELD, translated from the coding sequence ATGAGCGTCCTGGTCATATCAGGCATGCCCGGTGCTGGAAAGGAGGAGTTCGCGCAGGTGGCGATGTCGGTCGGTTACCAAGTGGTCCGCATGGGAGATGTTGTCAGGGCCGAAGCGGCCAGGCAGGGCATCGCATTCAACGACCAAGGTGTCGGGGGATTCGCCAACGAAGAGAGAAAGAGACATGGATATGACATCTGGGCGAAGAGGGCGGTCGAACATGTCAAGCAGGAAAGGACCGTCATAGACGGGAGCAGGGGCCTGATGGAGCTTGAGGTCTTCAAGAAGGAGCTGAAAGATGTAAGGTTGATAGCCATCCATACCTGTCCCATAAAAAGGTTCCACAGGCTGAAGGCAAGGGGACGAGAGGACGCCCCGTCCACATATGAGGATTTCAAGGCCCGTGACGAGAGGGAGCTGGGCTGGGGCATTGGTTCCCTGATCGCCATGGCCGACATAATGATCGTGAACGAGGGTACGTTAGAAGAGTTCAAATCCTATTGCCTCAGATTGTTGAGAGAGTTGGACTGA